GCCCAAGACGGTGCCGCTGGCCGAGCCCAGGACCATGGCCCTGGGCGAGCCGAAGGCCGTGCCCGAGCCGAAGACCGTCCCGGAACCGAAGCCCGTGCCGGAGCCCGCACCGGCCTTCGCGCCGTTCTGGTTCGCCGTCCCGGCGGCCCGCGCCCTCTCCCCGGAGCAGGGCCCCGAGGGCGCGCCGGTGGGCGAACTCGTCCCCGGCACCTGGTACCTGGCCATCGCCCAGCGCGGCGACGCGCTGGTCACCCAGACCCAGGAGGGCAAGCGCGGACTGCTGACCGACACCTCGGGCATCCAGCGCGGATAGCCGGACCGCCCGACCGGGCAGAGCCCGGCAAACGGCCGCTGCGGGCCGGAACGGTGACCACACCGTCCCGGCCCGCAGTCATGTCCGCGCAGCCATGTCCGCGCAGTCGTGTCCGCACGGTTGCGTCCGCGTGCTGCCCCGGCGGCGGCGTTGTGGGTCGGCGGTCTCCGGCCTATGCTGCCCCCACAAGCTGACGCGCCGTCAGAAAATGGGGGTACCAAGCCATGCGCCTCGGTCTCGCTCTCGGCTACTGGGGTGCGGCCCCCACCGAGGACTTCGTCGGACTCGCCCAGGAGGCGGAACGCCTGGGCTACGGCTCGGTCTGGACCGCCGAGGCCTGGGGCTCCGACGTCTTCACCCCGCTCACCTGGATCGCTGCCCACACCAGCCGGATCGCGCTCGGCACCGCCGTCGCCCAGATGGCCGCCCGCACCCCCACCGCCACCGCGATGCACGCGATGACCCTCGACCACCTCTCCGGCGGCCGGTTCACGCTCGGCCTCGGCCTGTCCGGACCGCAGGTCGTGGAGGGCTGGTACGGCAGGCCGTTCCCGCGCTCCCCGCTCACCTCGATCCGCGAGTACGTCGACGTCGTCCGCCAGGTGCTGCGCCGCGAGAAGCCGGTGGTCCTCGACGGTGCCTACCACCCGCTCCCCTACCCGGGACAGGACGGCTCCGGCCTCGGCAAGCCGCTGAAGTCGATCCTGCACCCGCTGCGCCCGGACGTGCCGATCCTGCTGGGGGCCGAGGGCCCGCGCAACATCGCCCAGACCGCCCGGATCGCCGACGGCTGGCTGCCGCTGTACTTCTCCCCCGAGCGCGCCCACCTCTACACGGACGCCCTCGCCGCCGCCCGCCCCGGCTTCACCGTCGCCCCCCTGGTCCACGCCCGGGTCTGCACCGACGTGGAGGCCGGACTCGCCCCGATCCGGGCCATGCTGGGCTTCTACATCGGCGGCATGGGCGCGCGCGGCCGCAACTTCCACGCCGACCTGATGGCCCGGATGGGCTACGAGTCCGAGGCCCGCCGGATCCAGGAGCTGTTCCTGGCCGGGCAGCAGGCCGAGGCCGTGGCCGCCGTGCCCGCCGCCTTCGCCGACGAGATCTCGCTGGTCGGCCCGCGCGAGCGGATCGCCGAACGGCTCGAAGCCTGGCGCGCCGCCCCGGTCACCGACCTGCTGCTCACCAGCCGCGACCCGCAGACCCTGCGCACCCTGGCCGAACTGGTGCTCTGAGCAAGGGCAGGGGCATCCCACCATCAGAGCCGGGCTTGCGTCCGGCCCAGACTGGGCGACTTGCATGACGGAACGTCAGGGCAGGCACTTGCATCGGCCAACGTTGCGGGACGGCGATCCGATGGCGCAGGGACGGGATCTCGGCGGACTTGTCGCGGTCGCTCACGCTACGGGTGCGGGATTACCCGGAGGATGAAGACTCGCTCAAGCCGCGGATGGACGGCGAAGACGACGATGCCGTCTCCGGCAGTCATCTGCTCCAACGGCAACGGCCCGCCGCTGTAGGTACTGCCGTCCAGGTAGAGCGCTTCCGCCATCCTGACCAGCTCCGCCGCCTTGGTCTCGACCGCCGCCAGGAGGCCCGGGGACGCCTGGCCGGCGACCCATTCCTCGTTCGGGGTCGTACTCCCACGCCCAGGTCACGCACTCACGGCCTTACAGGCGCTGCGATAGATCTCACCGTACGCGTGGACGTACTTCCGACAGTCGTCCAGGCTTGCCGCATGGTCAGCGAGGTACCGAGCACGGTGGAACGTCTCCGCCGTCTCCGGGAAGCGTTCGATCTCCACGATCGCGGCCCAGTGCTCCAAGAACGCACGCACAGGGCCGATACTGCCCGCCTTGATCGCCTCGTCCGTAGCCTTCGTGTGTTCCTCTGCCAGGCGGGCAAACTGATCGGGGGCGACGACCGCGAGGGCCGCCCTGATGTCGGCGATGGTCCTTGCCGGCCTAGGGGCGATCTCGCCTCCGCCGACGACGGACTCGTCGGGCTGAGCAGTCATGATCTTCCTCCTCGGCCGGGTGCCGGATGATGGCGCACTCTGGCTGGACCCAGTCCATGGGGGCACAGGCTTCCGGTCGGCCGTACTGCGCGAGGGCCTCGCTGAGCCATTGACGTGAGACATGCACCACCCCAGCCCCATGATGAAAAATTCGCGGCGCACGACGGTCAGCAGGGGCTGCGACCCGAATTCGGGGGCCGCCCCGAGCAGGCCGGTCACTGTGGTGGACTGACTGGCGTCAACCATGGCGACCGGGCTGCGGGGGCATGGCGGGACCGTCAGTCGAAGACCAGGCCCTCGCTCCAGAGGCGGGCTACCTCGGTGTCGCCGAGTACCTCGACCTCGGCCGGGCCGCGTCGGTTGATCCAGAGCAGGAGCTCGCGCGCGGTGCCGCGTACCGCTGCTGCGCCCTTGGCGTGGCCCTCGTCGTAGGCGAAGCCCTCCGCCGTGCGGCGCAGCAGCCACTCCCCCGGGGTGTCGGTGCAGTGGAGGTGGAGGGTGCCGTCGCCCTCCTGCGGCTCCGCCCCGGTGACGGCCAGGGCCTTGAGGTTGGGGAAGGCCCGTGCGCCCCGGGCGGTGGCGTTGTGCAGCAGCTCGTCCACATTGTCGGCCGCGAGGTCCGCGTCCACCGCCGAAGCCCTGCCGGTTGCCTGCTCGGCGTCGATCCGGTGCACCAGGGTCTCCTGGGCCATCCGCCGGGCCCAGAAGCCGGTGTGCCGCTCCCAGGCCCAGCCCCAGACCGGCTCCGCCGGTCCGCGTTCCCGCAGCAGCGCGGCCAGCCGTCGGCTGCCGCTCTCGAACCAGCGGGCGAGTCCGGCGCCGTCGGCCGGGGCCTCGGCGTCGGGGAGGTCGTCCCAGCCGGGACGTTCCGTCGCCCGGGTGTCGACGATGTGGAAGGCCCAGCGGTGGACCGTCCCGGTGTGGCGGACCAGCGCGCCGAGGTCCCAGTCCGGGCAGGCCGGCACCCGGGCCTCCGGGTCGCCGTCGGCGACCGCCTCGGCGAGGGCCGCCGTGTCCGCGTCCAGCGCCGCCAGGTACCGCTCGTGTTCCAGCCACTGCACGGCCGTCACCCCTGTCCCGTCTCGGTCTCCGCTACGTCACGGGACCGTAGCAGTCGGCGGCATCGGCCGGTGGAACCGTTTTCGGTGACGGGAACGGGGCAGGCGTTCAACATGAGTGTGTTGACCCGATTGATCGCCCTCGCGGCGAATGTCGCCGCGCTGATCCTTGTCGTCTGGATCCTCCTCTACCTCTTCGACGCGAACGCCGGCAACAATGTCGTCCACTGGTTCCAGCAGGCGGCCGACTGGTTGGCGACCTGGTCGAGGCATCTGTTCAGCGATGATGTCGGCAACCCCAAGCTGCATGCCGTCCTGGTCTTCGGCGTCCCGGCCGTCGTCTACGCCGCGGTCGGCAACGGTCTCCACCGAGCCGCGAGCCGGGACTGAGCCCCGGGGACCCGGTCAGTAGCGGGCCGCGTCGTGGCGGACCGAGCCGTGGCGGGCAGAGTCGTCGCGGGCCGAGTCAGTAGAGGGGCGGCAGCGCGGGCAGCGCAGCCGCCCCGCGCTGGTCGAGCCCGGCCCCGTCGGAGCGGCCGGTCAGCCAGCCGAGCAGCTCGGCCTGCGGGCCGGCCACCGTCGGAGCCTGCCGGTCGCCGGGGGCGGGCTCGTGGCACTCGCCGGTGTCGGTGGCGAGCAGCCGCACGGCCGGCGCGTCCGCGCGGGCGCGGAAGGACGCCACCACCCGGCCGAGCAGGTCCCGGACGAAGTCCGGGGGCCACTGCGCGCAGCCGAAGCCGGCGTCGAGATCGACGTGGTGCAGCAGTACCTCGGCCAGCCGGGAGTCGGCGATCCGGGCCGCCCGGTGCTCCTGCCCCCGGGTCCAACGGACCGTCACCTCCCAGGCGCTGGAAGGCATCCGGCGGTACTCGGCGGCGAAGCGGTCGGCACTGTCGCGCAGATCGGCGAGCAGCTCGGCCGCCCGCCGCCCCGCCCCGGCCTCGATCTCCGCCGCCCGGGCCGCCGGGCTCGGGTACTCCTGGGCCGCCACCCCGGTCCGCGCCCAGCCCATCAGCCGGAGGCCGCCGTCGGCGTTGCGGGCCAGATGCGTCAGCACGTGCCTGCGCGACCAGTCGGGCAGCAGCGAGGGCCGCCGGACGTCGGCGTCGCCGAGTCCGGCCGCCGTCGCCAGCAGCTGCCCGGTGGCGTCGTCGATCCGGTCGAGGAGCACGTCGGCGTCGAAGACCATGCCACCATCCTGCCCCGGGGACCGGATCGGCACCCCCGCGCCGGGGCGTGCCGCGCCGGGTCACCCGACTGCGCCAGGTCGCCCGACTACACCGGGTCGCCCTGCTCGCAGCAGTCGCTGGCCAGCCCGGCCGGCAGGCTGTCGCCGCCGAAGACGGTGCTGGTGGCGTCGTCCCCGCCGAGGGCGGCGACCGCCAGCAGCAGCGCGCCCGCCGTCCAGGTGGTGCGCTCCTCGGGCCAGACCGCGTCGTCCTCGAAGACGTAGCCGGTCCAGTAGCCGCCGTCGACGTGGCGCAGGTGGCCGATCGAGCGCAGGATCTCCACGGCGCGGTCGGACTCGCCCACCGCCCAGAGCGCCAGCGCGAGTTCGGCGCTCTCGCCGCCGGTGACCCAGGGCCGGTCGGAGACGCAGCGGACACCGAGGCCGGGGACGACGAAGCGGTCCCAGTCGCGGGCGATCCGCTGCTCGGCCTCCGCGCCGCGCAGCGCGGTGCCCAGGACCGGGTAGTACCAGTCCATCGAGTAGCGGTCCTTGTCGAGGAACCGCTCCGGGTGGCAGGCGACCGCGTGGCCGAGCTGACCCGCCGCCAGTTCCCAGTCCGGCTGCGGCTCTTCGAGGTAGTCCGCGATGGCGAGGGCGCAGCGCAGCGCGTGGTGGACGCTGGAGCAGCCGGTGAGCAGCGCCTCGTCGGGAACGCTGCCGTCCTCGGCGCGCCGCCAGGCGACGGTGCCGTCGGCACGGCGCAGCCCGAGGACGAAGCCCACGGCGCGCTCCACCGTCGGCCACAGGTACTCCAGGAAGGCGTCGTCCCCGGTGGCGAGGTGGTGGTGCCAGGCGCCGACCGCGATGTAGGCGCAGAAGTTGGACTCCCGGTTGCGGTCCGTCACTTCGCCGTCGGTGTAGGCGGAGTACCAGGAGCCGTCCGGGTTCTGACGGTCGATCATCCAACGGTAGGCGGCCTCGGAGGCGGCGTGCTCACCGGCGGTGTCGAGGGCCATGGCGGCCTCGACGTGGTCCCAGGGGTCGAGGTGGCCACCGGTGAACCAGGGGATGCCGCCGTCGGGGCGCTGCTCGGCGAGGATGCTGCGGACCGTGGCGGCGGCCTGCTCGGGGTCGAGCACCCCGGGCAGCAGCAGCGATTCGGGGACGGCGACCGGACCCGTGCCCGCCGTCACCCGAGCTCCTGCGTGCGGGCCTGCGGCTTGGTCGCGTAGGCGACGAAGCTCTTGCCGATCAGCGGGTTGAGCGCGGCCTCGGCGGCCTTGGTGATGCTGCTGATGACCGGCGTGCCGACGATGTCCCAGACCAGCAGCTGATGGTAGGCCCGGACCGGCAGCGCCTTGTCGTTGTCGACGCCGACCGCGCACTTGATCCACCAGTACGGGGAGTGCAGCGCGTGGGCGTGGTGCTCGCCGTAGGGGGTGAGGCCGGCCTCGCGCATCTTCCCGACCAGCTCGTCGCCCCGGTAGATCCGGATGTGTCCGCCCTCGACCTCGTGGTAGGCGTCCGAGAGGGCCCAGCAGATCTTCTCCGGCAGCCAGCGGGGGACGGTGACGGCGATCGAGCCGCCGGGCTTGAGCACCCGGACCATCTCGGCCAACAGGCCCTTGTCGTCCGGGATGTGCTCCATCACCTCGGAGATGATGATCTTGTCGAAGCTGTCGTCGGGGAAGGGCAGCGCCAGCGCGTCCCCCTCCATGGCGACGGCGGAGGCGCCGGCCGGGGCCTCGCCGGCCTGCTCCATCGCCTCGAACCAGCGCTTGACCTCGCGGATCTCCTCGGCGTTGCGGTCCAGGGCGACCACCCGGCCGCCGCGCCGGTAGACCTCGAAGGCGTGCCGGCCGCCACCGCAGCCGAGGTCGAGCACCCGGTCGCCGGGGGCGATCGGGAATCGGGAGAAGTCGACAGTCAGCACGGTCGTGGGGCTCCATTCACTTCGGGCTGGGCAGGCAGGGCCGACGGGCTTGGCTGGGGCCGGTGGAGAAGACGGGGACGGGACGGGCGGAAGGGACTGAGGCTAGACGTAGCGCCAGCCGTGTCCGGCCCGGGCGTGCTGCCCGATGCCGGTGGCGATGGCCGCGCGGTAGCGCTCGGCGGTGAGTTGGGCGGCGCGCTCCCAGGTGAACCGTTCCAGGACCCGGGCACGCCCGGCCCCGCCGATCCGGCGGCGCAGCTCCGGATCGTCCAGCAGCCGCCCCAGGGCCAGGGCCAGGGCGCCGGGGTCGGCGGGCGGGACGGCCAGGCAGGTCTCCCCGTCCGGTCCGGCGACCTCGGGGATGGCGCCGCCGGTGGTGGCGACCAGCGGGGTACCGGTCGCCATCGCCTCGGCCGCCGGCAGCGAGAAGCCCTCGTAGAGCGAGGGGACGCAGGCGACCTCGGCGCTGCGGACCAGGTCGACGAAGGCCGCGTCGTCTATGCCGCCCCGGAACTCGACGGCGCCTTCGAGCCCGAGCCGGCGGATCGCCTCGGCGACGGGTCCGTCCTCGCGCCGCTTGCCGACCACGACCAGGTGGGCGTCGCGCTCGGTGCGGACCTTGGCCAGCGCCTCGATCAGGTGGACCAGCCCCTTGAGCGGCACGTCCGCGCTGGAGGTGGTGACGATCCTTCCCGGCACCTCGGCCACCGAGGCGTCCGGCGACCAGATCCGCACGTCCGCGCCGATCGGCACGACGTGGATGCGCCCGGGGTCGACGCCGAGGTGCTCGGCGATCTCCCGGCCGGAGCTCTGCGAGACCGTCAGCACCGAGTCCAACTGCCGGGCGACCCGACGCTGCATCCGGGTGAAGCCGTACCAGCGGCGCACCGAGAGCTGTCCCTTGAGCCCGTCGGCAGCGGCCAGGTCGAGCGCGCGGTCGACGGTGATCGGGTGGTGCACCGTGGTGACCAGC
The Streptacidiphilus albus JL83 genome window above contains:
- a CDS encoding class I SAM-dependent methyltransferase is translated as MLTVDFSRFPIAPGDRVLDLGCGGGRHAFEVYRRGGRVVALDRNAEEIREVKRWFEAMEQAGEAPAGASAVAMEGDALALPFPDDSFDKIIISEVMEHIPDDKGLLAEMVRVLKPGGSIAVTVPRWLPEKICWALSDAYHEVEGGHIRIYRGDELVGKMREAGLTPYGEHHAHALHSPYWWIKCAVGVDNDKALPVRAYHQLLVWDIVGTPVISSITKAAEAALNPLIGKSFVAYATKPQARTQELG
- a CDS encoding maleylpyruvate isomerase family mycothiol-dependent enzyme → MVFDADVLLDRIDDATGQLLATAAGLGDADVRRPSLLPDWSRRHVLTHLARNADGGLRLMGWARTGVAAQEYPSPAARAAEIEAGAGRRAAELLADLRDSADRFAAEYRRMPSSAWEVTVRWTRGQEHRAARIADSRLAEVLLHHVDLDAGFGCAQWPPDFVRDLLGRVVASFRARADAPAVRLLATDTGECHEPAPGDRQAPTVAGPQAELLGWLTGRSDGAGLDQRGAAALPALPPLY
- a CDS encoding prenyltransferase/squalene oxidase repeat-containing protein codes for the protein MTAGTGPVAVPESLLLPGVLDPEQAAATVRSILAEQRPDGGIPWFTGGHLDPWDHVEAAMALDTAGEHAASEAAYRWMIDRQNPDGSWYSAYTDGEVTDRNRESNFCAYIAVGAWHHHLATGDDAFLEYLWPTVERAVGFVLGLRRADGTVAWRRAEDGSVPDEALLTGCSSVHHALRCALAIADYLEEPQPDWELAAGQLGHAVACHPERFLDKDRYSMDWYYPVLGTALRGAEAEQRIARDWDRFVVPGLGVRCVSDRPWVTGGESAELALALWAVGESDRAVEILRSIGHLRHVDGGYWTGYVFEDDAVWPEERTTWTAGALLLAVAALGGDDATSTVFGGDSLPAGLASDCCEQGDPV
- a CDS encoding maleylpyruvate isomerase family mycothiol-dependent enzyme — protein: MQWLEHERYLAALDADTAALAEAVADGDPEARVPACPDWDLGALVRHTGTVHRWAFHIVDTRATERPGWDDLPDAEAPADGAGLARWFESGSRRLAALLRERGPAEPVWGWAWERHTGFWARRMAQETLVHRIDAEQATGRASAVDADLAADNVDELLHNATARGARAFPNLKALAVTGAEPQEGDGTLHLHCTDTPGEWLLRRTAEGFAYDEGHAKGAAAVRGTARELLLWINRRGPAEVEVLGDTEVARLWSEGLVFD
- a CDS encoding LLM class F420-dependent oxidoreductase, whose product is MRLGLALGYWGAAPTEDFVGLAQEAERLGYGSVWTAEAWGSDVFTPLTWIAAHTSRIALGTAVAQMAARTPTATAMHAMTLDHLSGGRFTLGLGLSGPQVVEGWYGRPFPRSPLTSIREYVDVVRQVLRREKPVVLDGAYHPLPYPGQDGSGLGKPLKSILHPLRPDVPILLGAEGPRNIAQTARIADGWLPLYFSPERAHLYTDALAAARPGFTVAPLVHARVCTDVEAGLAPIRAMLGFYIGGMGARGRNFHADLMARMGYESEARRIQELFLAGQQAEAVAAVPAAFADEISLVGPRERIAERLEAWRAAPVTDLLLTSRDPQTLRTLAELVL
- a CDS encoding glycosyltransferase family 4 protein; its protein translation is MTSAVRDSVSADRPLRIALLSYKGNPFCGGQGVYVRHLSRELARLGHDVEVLGGQPYPVLDAVDETAGDGEGAGRLRFTAVPSLDLYRSPDPFRNPRLAEYRGPVDALEYAIMRTGGFPEPLSFSLRARRHLARHRGRYDVVHDNQTLGYGLLGLDRIGFPLVTTVHHPITVDRALDLAAADGLKGQLSVRRWYGFTRMQRRVARQLDSVLTVSQSSGREIAEHLGVDPGRIHVVPIGADVRIWSPDASVAEVPGRIVTTSSADVPLKGLVHLIEALAKVRTERDAHLVVVGKRREDGPVAEAIRRLGLEGAVEFRGGIDDAAFVDLVRSAEVACVPSLYEGFSLPAAEAMATGTPLVATTGGAIPEVAGPDGETCLAVPPADPGALALALGRLLDDPELRRRIGGAGRARVLERFTWERAAQLTAERYRAAIATGIGQHARAGHGWRYV